Proteins from a single region of Chryseobacterium sp. T16E-39:
- a CDS encoding outer membrane beta-barrel family protein, whose translation MKKIVFVLSLLGIVAIHAQEKTNNPVKEKQIEEVVMTKTKKAVEQKADRTIFDFSEQPQLNNGNVLEGIKKLPGLVSTDIAGMMYQGKILDVYLNGRPLNITSNELNSFLEGMPANSVDRIEVITQPGAEFPATSGGAIMNIITNKNANKYLTATYSGNYSFTNYGKFRSRTSNSLNLNARNKYFGWQLNIGQNYRESMLNSNQNDLLLSNTDRIGRGYFAKSGLTFDLGQDRLLVNYDIYHNKNSNYTDSNGFADLPYIPVKDSIREGNFHAFDAAYTNNLRQEAVVTYQKRFSDKSQKLDFQFGYTKSTSKFDQNNIFRDITYINPEQSIPRFSDGILLNNESDMRIANFKVDYSQPIKILDGGKVSFGGLYEKQNFDTQSRGLTNLDYQRQTASTYLEFQAKLKKFDFTLGSRAENYDISGITRVIDSTGAVVQKNLIPFNKFKLFPNASVQYSFMNQVSISANYNKKISLPSISALNPNNTTFQGPNTQVTGNPNLQPTIFDNYEVKLSAFDYAFIGYSVSSAKNQVAQIIRKDGKNLFNEQVNISNMRIHNFNVGLPVPFMIFSKPMSEIMKFDFNPDKINFMYIYAGYQKHEIDNLNNKGFWIFNVMTQLILPKQIKLTANYSYLTPKAGYFYFTAEKPFSNTVDITLTKKFLDNRLTVSVFANDIFNGQVMQVRSNPPTGEAVTLRTKYDTRNFGISINYKIPTKNKLAKEDPNILNSTKKEDNGGVMQQDSK comes from the coding sequence ATGAAAAAAATTGTATTCGTTTTATCTCTTCTGGGTATCGTAGCTATACATGCCCAGGAAAAGACCAATAACCCCGTAAAGGAAAAGCAGATTGAAGAGGTCGTAATGACCAAAACTAAAAAAGCCGTTGAACAAAAAGCCGACCGGACTATTTTTGATTTTTCTGAGCAACCGCAATTGAATAACGGGAATGTTTTAGAAGGAATCAAAAAACTTCCGGGACTCGTATCGACCGACATTGCAGGAATGATGTATCAGGGTAAAATCCTTGATGTTTACCTTAACGGACGTCCCTTAAATATTACATCTAATGAACTCAATTCCTTTTTGGAAGGGATGCCGGCTAATTCTGTAGATAGAATTGAAGTGATCACACAGCCAGGTGCCGAATTCCCGGCGACTTCAGGAGGTGCGATCATGAACATCATTACGAATAAAAACGCTAATAAATATTTAACGGCAACGTATTCCGGAAATTATTCATTTACCAACTATGGAAAATTCAGAAGCAGAACCAGCAACTCTTTGAATTTAAATGCAAGAAATAAATATTTCGGCTGGCAATTGAATATCGGACAGAACTATCGCGAAAGTATGCTGAATTCGAATCAAAATGATTTATTACTAAGCAACACAGATAGGATTGGTCGTGGTTATTTTGCAAAGTCGGGACTGACCTTTGATCTTGGACAGGACAGATTATTGGTGAACTACGATATCTATCACAATAAGAATAGCAACTACACAGACAGTAATGGTTTTGCCGATCTTCCCTATATACCTGTTAAAGACAGTATAAGAGAAGGTAATTTTCATGCCTTTGATGCTGCTTACACCAATAATTTAAGACAAGAAGCTGTTGTAACCTATCAGAAACGTTTTAGTGATAAATCTCAAAAGCTGGATTTCCAATTTGGGTATACTAAATCAACCAGCAAGTTTGATCAAAACAATATTTTTAGAGATATCACTTATATTAATCCTGAACAATCTATTCCAAGGTTTTCAGATGGCATCTTATTGAATAACGAGTCCGATATGAGGATCGCTAATTTCAAAGTAGATTATTCTCAACCGATCAAAATTCTTGATGGAGGAAAGGTAAGTTTCGGAGGATTGTATGAAAAACAAAATTTTGACACCCAAAGCAGAGGATTAACCAATCTTGATTATCAAAGACAAACAGCATCTACTTATTTAGAATTTCAGGCAAAATTGAAAAAGTTTGATTTCACTTTAGGATCTCGTGCTGAGAACTATGACATTTCTGGAATTACCAGAGTAATTGACAGTACTGGGGCTGTTGTTCAGAAAAACCTTATCCCTTTCAACAAATTCAAATTGTTCCCTAATGCAAGTGTACAATACAGTTTCATGAATCAGGTTTCTATTTCTGCCAACTATAATAAAAAGATCAGTTTACCGAGTATTTCTGCACTTAACCCAAACAATACGACATTCCAGGGACCCAACACTCAGGTTACTGGTAACCCAAATCTGCAACCAACTATCTTTGACAATTACGAAGTAAAGCTTTCAGCTTTTGACTATGCTTTTATCGGATATAGTGTGAGCTCAGCTAAGAACCAGGTGGCACAAATCATCAGAAAGGACGGAAAAAACCTTTTCAATGAACAGGTAAACATTTCGAATATGAGAATTCATAATTTCAATGTCGGTCTTCCTGTTCCTTTTATGATTTTCAGCAAACCGATGAGCGAGATCATGAAGTTTGACTTCAACCCTGACAAGATCAACTTTATGTATATCTACGCAGGCTATCAAAAGCATGAAATAGATAATTTGAACAACAAAGGCTTCTGGATTTTCAATGTGATGACACAATTGATCCTACCTAAACAAATAAAATTAACAGCCAACTACAGTTATTTAACTCCAAAAGCAGGATATTTCTACTTTACGGCAGAAAAACCATTCAGTAATACGGTTGATATTACTTTAACCAAAAAGTTTTTGGATAATCGTCTTACAGTTTCCGTTTTTGCCAATGATATCTTCAATGGACAGGTAATGCAGGTACGCTCCAATCCACCGACAGGAGAAGCCGTTACTTTGAGAACGAAATATGATACAAGAAACTTCGGAATCTCTATTAATTACAAAATACCAACTAAAAACAAATTGGCTAAAGAAGATCCGAATATTCTGAATAGTACGAAGAAGGAAGATAATGGAGGGGTGATGCAGCAGGATAGTAAGTAA
- a CDS encoding HesA/MoeB/ThiF family protein has protein sequence MDSEKMFSRYSRQIFIDEIGTSGQRKILNAKVLVVGAGGLGSPVIQYLAAAGVGKLGIADFDFVELHNLNRQVIHNEKSIGFSKVKSAISFVENLNHHVNVVPIEEKIIPSNIEKIISEYDIVVDGSDNFTTRYLINDTCVKLEKPLVYGSILGFSGQVAIFNYNRSKNLRDIFPESPSEENLPDCDSLGVLGSLPGIVGSMMAHLTLKIITDLPLNINQLTLIDTLEWRFQTIDF, from the coding sequence ATGGATAGCGAAAAAATGTTTTCAAGATATAGCCGACAGATATTCATTGATGAGATAGGCACTTCAGGACAAAGGAAGATCTTAAACGCAAAAGTACTTGTTGTAGGTGCTGGCGGATTAGGAAGTCCTGTAATTCAGTATTTGGCTGCTGCGGGAGTTGGGAAACTGGGGATTGCAGATTTTGACTTTGTGGAATTACATAATCTGAACCGACAGGTTATTCATAATGAAAAGAGTATTGGGTTTTCAAAAGTAAAAAGCGCAATTAGTTTTGTCGAAAACCTTAACCATCATGTGAATGTTGTTCCTATCGAAGAAAAAATAATACCATCAAATATTGAAAAGATAATCTCCGAATATGATATTGTTGTGGACGGATCGGATAATTTTACCACCCGATATTTAATTAATGATACCTGTGTGAAATTAGAAAAACCTTTGGTTTATGGAAGTATATTAGGATTTTCTGGTCAGGTAGCTATATTCAATTACAATAGAAGTAAGAATTTAAGAGATATCTTTCCTGAATCTCCATCTGAGGAAAATCTTCCAGATTGTGATAGTTTAGGTGTTTTGGGTTCGTTACCGGGGATTGTGGGAAGTATGATGGCACATCTCACCTTAAAAATAATTACAGATTTACCTTTAAATATCAATCAACTGACCCTTATTGATACATTAGAATGGAGGTTTCAAACCATCGATTTTTAA